Proteins encoded in a region of the Drosophila sechellia strain sech25 chromosome 2L, ASM438219v1, whole genome shotgun sequence genome:
- the LOC6617197 gene encoding dedicator of cytokinesis protein 7 isoform X1: MSSAQRSFVQKVSKQSAADVRKNVSGCHLSKAMDPSLCSSSISPTEPLDYEEFLSQHMNIINRDPLKHILDFPQGDVTVKIIPRKIRTVDHIIPNENLCDLPHHVQECVNCYTRPWKVVEYAQRHLSSSCYIRERIDRGTISPSAYQQEFEIDKDFSSFEEAFAYKSESCTPSSRQSIASLASVSSCTDTLTPRDSWASFDLRRSVNDPLIPNLLDNVPPEHIDQSNEARRQQDRQMALFSLYPESEAEENIERRLLAEIPVEHMGHRIQVNCLQLRLELEVEPIFASMAIYDAKERQKISENFYFDMNADSLKRMLSSHVQCADISTQSHSAIFEISYPSNDLFLVIRLEKVLQGDINNSVEPYLKEDKDKYREKVKSNAVDYCERLGKYRMPFAWTGIYLTNVFNGDNFESKDAGAVERDSFGNGGGSSLGTAPSSNSLDRKSSTSSFDQLRRKANDMSGTLTRRGSLERREKHRSWSPDDFANVVENFRPITITVPSFFKQEADKMKDEDLYKILPELKRPSSVMKKYKCIPGSIKLEISPCVEEAKNALTPELAPINPQSADNVRPVKEILEFPQSAIYIPHYSYRNLLFVSPKELNFSSRAGSARNIAVRVQLMAGETPKDAVNAIYGKSSCPKFSTEAFTAVNYHNKCPSFYDEIKIALPASIKQHHHLLFTIYHVSCQKKPQDLQPSVETPIGYTWLPLLEDGKLKFGEFNLPVMVESPPENYSFIPPNVHLPGIKWLDNHRAVFSINVEAVTAIHTLDSFLDRFFLICEYLDSRNIPSHIGENNIETELKKCLLDIENANREPLVRHLPLVLDKLIELLVVTHKVGGQAMSLGSTVFEVLCLVSSLLSILNDDQYDQYGRQSLLSTYVQFQCKIPHPFQSKQRLTCSRSTTEDLQLSESYTLYDNVLANGRSLDRKELSIDVLHSMAARDVQVRLLHEELALHWVVASGKAADLAMSNSWFLFELIVKSMIEHLHCSNTLNGPRKHRFPHQFNDDLSTLVHLVTTKVVGYHSNEPKLAQSLNASLSFFIFDVLSIMDRGFVFGLIKTYTKVLISKNASIPDLMNYKIDFLRIVCSHEHFVALNLPFGTSYTMVTAPCSPTPSTTSSNSQTSCGSLDRALHADLSQEFLQQHFLVGLVLSDLAAVMEVPNPQLHGKAIRCIRNLMTSHDLDARYSETDARARVAALYIPLLSIVMDCIPQLHQHGLEQDRLQQIGELEDYQGPHQTITASTINPEVAFAISGSRPYSYLNEQVKNKLPLSSENTRHLLVCFLWVLKNLERNVLYRWLMDLSPHRVHQTLQVVNVCLKTFEYTGQKNVATLKRTNTQSFRKTGSTDVKEKLEECIRGTNSARYDLINRRKDRNSTEKFRWRKDQMPYRSQYADAVGKSEHELELSHFIEGSLATEVALVLLDTLEIIVHAAANLYHNLLGTVLKVLLHSLSRNQSTLALQNLFASQRALIFKFPNLLFDDETDICADLCLILLKHCGSLLPGIRSQAAASLYLLMRQNFEIGNNFARVKMQVTMSLSSLVGTSSVFSEQSLRRALKTVLVYAESDSDLQDTSFPEQVQDLLFNLHMILSDTVKMKEYQEDPEMLLDLMNRIAKGYQNNPDLRLTWLENMAKKHRERANHTEAAMCYVHAASLVSEYLSMLESQTHLPVGAVSFQRISPNTLMESAVSDDVLSPGEDGICLGNHFTETGLKALLEEASNSFQVAGMYEAMNEVYKILIPICEANRDFQKLSKVHGKLQEAFNRISQLQGKRVFGTYFRVGFYGGKFGDLDQQEFIYKEPTLTKLPEIFSRLQNFYTERFGPDSVHIIKDSNTVDINSLDPDKAYIQITYVEPYFETYEMRHRETYFERNFNIKRFIYATPFTKNGKAHGELNEQCKRKTILTTANHFPYVKTRIMVISRQQIVLEPIEVAIEDIQKKTLELAAATNQEPADPKILQMVLQGCIGTTVNQGPMEMASVFLSNLSDGTTVPTKHQNKLRLCFREFSKRCADALKKNRNLILSDQKDYQRELERNNDRFIERLTPFITLTSVQNHGVVKANAYNNKSTPLKCVSDYFK; the protein is encoded by the exons ATGTCGAGTGCCCAGCGCTCGTTTGTGCAAAAAGTTTCAAA GCAGTCGGCTGCGGATGTACGAAAAAATGTTTCTGGTTGCCATCTATCAAAGGCAATGGACCCATCATTGTGTAGTTCTTCG ATCTCCCCGACAGAGCCCCTTGATTACGAAGAATTTCTATCCCAGCATATGAACATTATCAACCGGGACCCCTTGAAACATATATTGGACTTTCCTCAAGGAGATGTAACTGTTAAAATCATTCCCCGAAAAATCAGAACAGTTGATCACATCATTCCCAATGAGAATTT GTGTGATTTGCCCCATCACGTACAAGAATGTGTGAACTGCTATACGCGCCCATGGAAGGTGGTTGAATATGCACAGCGGCACCTTTCCAGTTCTTGCTATATCCGCGAGCGTATCGACCGCGGAACTATAAGTCCCTCTGCGTACCAGCAGGAATTCGAGATCGACAAGGATTTTTCGTCATTTGAAGAGGCGTTCGCCTATAAAAGCGAGAGCTGCACTCCAAGTTCTCGACAATCCATTGCAAGTTTGGCTTCAGTTAGCTCTTGTACGGACACTTTGACCCCGCGTGATTCTTGGGCTAGCTTTGATCTTCGACGCTCGGTTAATGACCCACTAATACCCAATTTGCTTGACAATGTGCCTCCGGAGCATATTGATCAATCCAATGAAGCACGCCGGCAGCAAGATCGACAAATGGCTCTTTTCTCACTGTATCCGGAGTCTGAAGCGGAGGAAAACATTGAACGCCGCCTGCTCGCGGAAATTCCAGTTGAACATATGGGTCATCGCATTCAGGTTAACTGCCTACAGCTTCGGCTTGAGCTGGAAGTGGAACCAATTTTTGCATCGATGGCTATATATGATGCTAAGGAACGGCAAAAAATTTCTGAAAATTTCTATTTTGACATGAACGCAGATAGTCTTAAGCGCATGTTGTCAAGTCATGTACAATGCGCCGACATAAGTACTCAGAGCCACTCAGccatatttgaaatttcatatCCGAGTAACGATTTGTTTCTCGTGATTCGTTTGGAAAAAGTTTTGCAGGGTGACATAAACAATTCCGTCGAGCCGTATCTCAAGGAAGACAAAGATAAATACCGAGAGAAAGTAAAATCCAACGCTGTGGACTACTGTGAGCGACTAGGCAAATACCGAATGCCGTTTGCATGGACAGGAATCTACCTAACAAATGTTTTTAATGGCGATAACTTTGAAAGCAAAGACGCTGGTGCCGTGGAACGGGATTCCTTTGGAAATGGTGGTGGCAGCAGCTTGGGCACAGCGCCAAGCTCCAATAGCTTAGATCGAAAATCTTCCACAAGTAGCTTTGATCAACTAAGGCGAAAAGCTAACGATATGAGCGGAACACTTACCCGACGTGGTTCGCTTGAACGGAGGGAAAAGCACAGATCCTGGTCTCCAGATGACTTTGCAAACGTTGTAGAAAACTTTCGTCCTATCACTATAACAGTACCAAGCTTCTTTAAACAAGAGGCAGATAAAATGAAAGACGAGGATTTGTACAAAATTTTACCAGAGTTAAAACGACCGAGCTCAGTTATGAAGAAGTACAAATGCATACCTGGTTCtattaaattagaaatatcACCTTGCGTCGAGGAAGCCAAGAATGCATTAACGCCAGAGTTAGCCCCTATAAACCCTCAAAGTGCAGATAATGTGCGCCCAGTTAAGGAAATCTTAGAATTTCCGCAATCGGCAATTTACATTCCACATTATAGCTATCGCAATCTCCTATTTGTGTCACCAAAGGAGCTAAATTTTTCTTCGCGCGCAGGTTCTGCTCGAAACATTGCCGTTCGCGTACAACTGATGGCTGGAGAAACCCCAAAAGATGCGGTTAATGCCATCTACGGCAAGTCGTCTTGTCCAAAATTTTCTACTGAAGCATTTACAGCTGTCAATTATCATAACAAATGCCCATCATTCTACgatgaaataaaaattgcGCTGCCTGCATCAATAAAGCAGCATCACCATTTGTTGTTCACCATTTACCATGTTTCATGTCAAAAGAAACCGCAAGACTTGCAGCCGTCAGTAGAGACTCCTATCGGCTACACATGGTTGCCCTTGCTGGAAGATGGAAAACTTAAGTTTGGGGAATTTAATCTTCCTGTTATGGTAGAATCGCCGCCGGAAAATTACTCATTTATACCACCGAATGTTCACCTGCCTGGAATTAAATGGCTGGACAATCATAGAGCCGTGTTTTCTATTAATGTAGAAGCAGTCACCGCAATTCATACTTTGGATTCTTTCCTCGATCGATTCTTCTTAATTTGCGAATATCTAGACTCTCGAAATATACCCTCCCATATTGGTGAGAATAATATAGAAACAGAATTAAAGAAATGCTTGCTGGATATCGAAAATGCAAATCGTGAGCCATTAGTGAGGCATCTACCATTAGTCTTGGATAAGCTTATCGAATTGTTAGTTGTCACCCACAAAGTTGGTGGACAAGCAATGTCTCTGGGATCTACGGTTTTCGAAGTTCTTTGTTTGGTATCATCTTTGTTATCAATACTTAACGACGATCAATATGACCAATACGGACGGCAAAGTTTGCTATCAACATATGTGCAATTTCAATGTAAAATTCCGCACCCCTTTCAAAGCAAACAGCGACTAACATGCAGCCGCAGCACAACAGAAGACTTGCAATTAAGCGAATCGTACACCCTATATGATAATGTTTTAGCAAATGGCCGAAGCTTGGATCGCAAAG AGCTGTCCATAGATGTCCTTCACTCGATGGCTGCACGGGATGTCCAAGTGCGGCTGCTGCACGAAGAATTAGCCTTGCATTGGGTCGTTGcaagtggaaaggcagctgaCTTAGCCATGTCAAATTCGTGGTTTCTATTTGAGCTTATTGTCAAATCTATGATTGAACATTTGCATTGTTCAAATACTTTAAATGGTCCCCGCAAACATCGATTTCCACATCAGTTTAATGATGATCTATCCACCCTGGTGCACTTAGTTACAACAAAAGTGGTCGGCTACCACAGCAACGAACCTAAATTAGCGCAGTCATTAAATGCAAGTTTAAGCTTTTTTATATTTGACGTACTAAGCATCATGGATCGGGGATTTGTTTTCGGCCTCATCAAAACGTACACAAAGGTTCTGATTTCTAAAAATGCTTCAATACCGGATCTAATGAACTATAAAATAGACTTTTTAAGAATTGTGTGTAGTCATGAGCATTTTGTAGCTTTAAACTTGCCGTTTGGTACTTCATACACAATGGTAACAGCGCCATGCAGCCCCACGCCAAGCACAACGTCGAGCAACAGCCAAACTTCTTGC GGATCACTAGACAGAGCCCTTCACGCCGACCTTAGTCAAGAATTCCTCCAGCAACATTTTCTAGTCGGACTTGTTCTGAGCGATTTAGCAGCAGTAATGGAGGTGCCAAACCCCCAATTACATGGAAAAGCAATACGGTGTATTCGCAACCTGATGACATCTCACGATTTGGACGCTCGGTATAGCGAAACTGATGCACGTGCAAGGGTGGCTGCTTTATATATACCGCTACTTTCTATAGTTATGGATTGCATTCCTCAGTTGCATCAGCACGGCCTTGAGCAGGATCGTCTGCAGCAAATCGGTGAACTTGAAGACTATCAAGGACCACATCAAACTATTACAGCATCAACGATAAATCCGGAAGTGGCATTTGCAATATCGGGAAGTCGTCCCTACTCCTACTTGAATGAACaagttaaaaacaaattgcCCCTTAGCTCTGAGAATACCCGCCATTTATTGGTGTGTTTTCTGTGGGTGCTAAAAAACTTGGAGCGCAACGTTTTATATCGCTGGCTTATGGATTTAAGTCCGCATAGAGTGCACCAAACGCTTCAAGTGGTTAACGTTTGCCTTAAAACTTTCGAGTACACAGGACAAAAAAACGTGGCTACCCTTAAACGAACGAATACACAAAGTTTTAGGAAAACTGGATCTACTGATGTTAAGGAAAAGCTGGAAGAATGTATTAGAGGCACAAATTCAGCACGTTATGATTTAATAAATCGACGAAAAGATCGTAATTCAACAGAAAAATTCCGATGGAGGAAAGACCAGATGCCATATCGCTCTCAATATGCTGATGCTGTGGGAAAAAGTGAGCATGAACTTGAATTAAGTCATTTCATCGAAGGCTCTTTGGCAACTGAAGTTGCACTTGTACTTCTCGATACCCTGGAAATAATTGTTCATGCTGCTGCCAACCTTTATCACAATCTTCTTGGAACTGTGCTGAAGGTGCTTCTTCATTCTTTGTCCCGGAATCAATCTACTTTGGCCCTGCAAAACTTGTTTGCCTCTCAGCGCGCTTTAATCTTTAAATTTCCAAACTTATTATTTGACGACGAGACCGATATATGTGCGGATTTGTGTCTAATTTTACTGAAACATTGTGGGTCCCTATTGCCAGGAATACGATCACAGGCAGCTGCATCACTATATTTACTAATGAGACAAAATTTCGAAATTGGAAAC AACTTTGCCCGAGTTAAGATGCAAGTGACGATGTCTTTAAGCTCCCTAGTTGGAACAAGTTCGGTCTTTAGTGAGCAATCCTTACGCCGTGCGCTTAAAACCGTCCTGGTTTATGCTGAATCCGACTCCGACCTGCAGGATACTTCTTTTCCTGAACAAGTACAAGATTTGCTTTTTAATCTGCATATGATTCTGTCAGATACTGTTAAAATGAAGGAGTATCAAGAAGACCCAGAAATGCTGCTTGACCTCATGAATCGTATTGCCAAGGGATACCAAAATAACCCTGATCTACGGCTGACTTGGTTGGAAAATATGGCTAAAAAACACCGCGAGCGAGCAAATCACACGGAAGCAGCCATGTGTTATGTACATGCTGCTTCTTTAGTTTCTGAATATCTTAGCATGTTGGAGTCACAAACACATTTGCCTGTTGGTGCTGTaagttttcaacgaatttcTCCCAACACACTAATGGAGTCGGCCGTGTCGGATGATGTGCTAAGTCCCGGCGAAGATGGTATCTGCCTAGGAAATCACTTCACTGAAACTGGGTTGAAGGCCTTGCTGGAAGAAGCCTCCAATTCTTTTCAAGTTGCTGGCATGTATGAAGCAATGAACGAAGTGTACAAAATTCTAATACCCATATGCGAGGCTAATAGAGATTTTCAAAAGCTAAGCAAAGTTCATGGCAAATTGCAGGAGGCATTTAATCGAATATCCCAACTACAG GGTAAGAGAGTTTTTGGAACATACTTTCGCGTTGGCTTCTATGGTGGAAAATTTGGGGACTTGGATCAGCAGGAATTCATTTATAAAGAGCCAACCTTGACAAAGTTACCCGAAATATTTAGTCGGCTTCAG AACTTTTACACTGAACGATTCGGACCGGACTCTGTGCATATCATTAAAGATTCCAATACCGTTGATATTAATAGTTTGGACCCCGATAAGGCTTACATTCAAATTACTTATGTTGAACCCTACTTTGAAACATATGAAATGCGTCATCGTGAGACATACTTTGAGCGGAATTTCAACATAA AACGTTTTATATATGCCACGCCTTTTACCAAAAATGGAAAGGCCCATGGCGAACTAAATGAGCAGTGTAAACGGAAAACGATTTTGACCACAGCGAATCACTTTCCATACGTAAAAACACGCATTATGGTAATTAGCCGACAGCAAATAGTCCTGGAACCGATTGAAGTGGCTATTGAA gatattcaaaaaaaaacattggaGTTGGCTGCTGCCACGAATCAAGAGCCAGCAGACCCCAAAATATTGCAAATGGTGCTGCAGGGATGTATTGGAACAACTGTTAACCAAGGACCGATGGAAATGGCGAGTGTGTTCCTTTCCAATTTATCCGACGGAACAACTGTACCGACAAAGCACCAAAACAAACTTCGGTTGTGCTTTCGCGAGTTTTCAAAACGCTGTGCTGATGCTTTGAAAAAGAATCGCAATCTAATACTTTCAGATCAAAAAGATTACCAACGAGAGCTGGAACGTAACAACGATCGGTTTATTGAACGATTGACTCCCTTTATCACTCTTACATCAGTTCAGAATCATGGCGTTGTCAA GGCCAACGCgtacaacaacaaaagtacTCCTTTGAAATG CGTATCGGATTATTTTAAGTAA